TGATGGCGCAGAACGTTGTTGCCGTCCCAAAATCTATTACAATAAGCGGTCCTCCGTATTTAGCATATGCCGCAACGGCATTTACTATCCGGTCTGCGCCCACTTGTTTAGGATTATCGTATTTCACAATCAGACCTGTCTTTATTCCCGGGCCGATCACAATGGCTCTTTTATGGAAATATTTCATGGACAGATGCTGAAGCGTGTACAAAATGGACGGAACGACTGTTGATATGATTACATCCTTTACTTCCCGAGTTTCCAATCCCTCATAGGTAAATAACTGGTTGATCACCATACCATACTCATCGGCACTTTTATTGTTATCTGTTTCCAGCCTCCAATTTTGAATGAGTTCTCCGTCTTTAAATACACCTAAAACAATATTTGTGTTTCCTACGTCAAATGCTAGTAGCATGGTCTTTCTCCTTTGCTCATGCGTTCATTAGTCCGGTTTCCACTCAATGGATAACCACGGCTTTTCTTTGGTAAAAATTTAACTAGATTAGTATACCCTTAAACCACTTATATTTCAATAATTTTTTGTAAAAATCAGCTTAAGGAGTTATCGTCCCATTGTATAAGAAGGTACGCTGCATGAAAAGAATTCTATTACATATATTGTACTATATGCTTTCACTTGATAAAAAGGAGGGATTTCTTTGGATTCAGAGTTACTTGAAAATCTGCGGACTTATATCAGAACTGAACTGGTAGACGCCGATTTATACCGCCAATTAGCACCCATGGCTCCCAATGAAATGGAAATGAATTTGATCATGGAGATGGCTGCAGATGAGCAAAGTCATGCGGATGATTTTAAGCTGATTTATAAAGATCTGACGGGAGAGATCTATCGCCCCTCTATACCGGCTATCCATCTCAATGCGCCTTATTCGGATATTCTTCGGGATCGTGTTATCGATGAGACCGGTGATTTCAGGAAGTACATGCATGAGCATCAGGAATATTTCCAGAACGAAGCGTTGAGAGAAGCCTTTTTCAATGCAGCGGTGGACGAAAATGTCCATGCGGTACGGTTATTAAATTTTACAAATAACCCGGAACAATAACGGCGATAAAAAAATAAGCGCGGCACTCCGTTCCAGAACAACCGCACTTATTTTCATTTCTCGTTTTAATAAAGCCTTATTTCATAGTGATCAGAATGTCTTTTGCATTTACGGAAGCTCCTTTAGCAATCTGAACCGTATCAATGATTCCGTCTGCCGGTGCGGCAATTTCATTTTCCATTTTCATGGCTTCTAAAATCACTAAAACCTCTCCGGCCTTTACAGCTTGTCCCGGAGCGACCTTTACCTCAAGAACCGTTCCTGGCATAGGGGAAGCTATTGTTTTCGCATCGGCTGCAGCTGCTGCGGGTCTGACCGCCTGCACAGCGGCAGCTTTCGGTACGGCGGGAGCTGTCTTGGCTTCCTTCGCTGCCGGTTTCGCTATGGGTCTTGAAGCTGCCGGTGCAGCAGGAGCTTGAGCTCCTCCGACTTCTTCCACTTCCACTTCATAGGTATTTCCGTTTACTTTTATATTATATTTCCTCATCCTTTACTCTCCTTACATTCTCCTGCTTTCCATACAATCTGCTATGCCGGCCTTACCCCAAAGATTTCCGCTGACTCTGGTAATTTTCCGTATCGCAAATGTACCGACTGCAGCTCCTGTATCCCGTTCATATGCCGCAATGGCTGCTGAAATTACTGCCGCCAGCTCGGCGGACTTTTCTGTTGATGCTCGTTTCACAAAAGCCACCCCCTAAAGCGGAATATTCCCATGTTTTTTAGCAGGTAAGGACTGTCTCTTGGACTTGAGCATGTCGAAGCCGCTGATAATCCTCTGTCTTGCGGTGGACGGCTCAATAATGTCATCCACATAGCCCATTTCAGCCGCTCTGTAAGGATTGTTAAAGATTTCTTCGTATTCGGCAATTTTTTCTTCTCTTTTTGCTTTTGGATCCTCTGCATTTTTAATTTCTTTTTTAAAGACGATGTTGGCAGCTCCGGCCGCCCCCATTACCGCGATCTGTGCGGAAGGCCATGCCAGAACTAAATCGGCTCCCAGCTCTTTGTTGCACATCCCGATATAGGCTCCTCCGTACGCTTTTCTCAATATCATAGTAATTTTAGGAACCGTCGCTTCACAATAAGCGTAGAGCATCTTTGCTCCATGACGGATGATACCGCCGAACTCCTGATCCATTCCCGGTAAAAATCCCGGTACATCTTCGATTGTCAGCACCGGAATATTGAAGGCATCACACCTTCTTATAAATCTGGCTGCTTTATCCGACGCATTGATATCCAGACATCCGGCTCCCACATGCGGCTGATTGGCGATTACACCGACTGTGGTTCCATCCAGCCGGATAAAACAAGTGATGATGTTCTGTGCATAAAGAGGCATCACATCATAGAACTGTCCCTCGTCGGCCAGGTTTGTAATGATGTCATACATATCGTATGCTTTGTTGGGATTTTCCGGAATAATCTCATTGAACTCCGGAATCAATCGATTGGGGCTGTCATTCGTAGCATATACCGGTGCTGTTTCCAGATTGTTAGACGGCATGTACGAAAGCAGCTCTCTGACCTGAATAAGGGTTTCCGTATCGTCTTTTCCGATAAAATGAGCCACTCCGCTGGTGGTATTATGAGTCATGGCGCCTCCCAGTGTTTCAGCAGTAATGTCTTCACCGGTCACCGTTTTGATGACCTGCGGTCCGGTTATGAACATCTGGCTGGTCTGATCTACCATAAATATAAAATCTGTAATAGCAGGAGAATAAACGGCACCCCCTGCACAAGGCCCCATAATGACCGAAATCTGAGGAATCACTCCAGAAGAAATCGTATTGTTATAAAAGATTTTACCAAAGCCGGAAAGGGCGTTGACCCCTTCCTGAATCCTGGCACCGCCCGAATCGTTCAATCCGACAATGGGCGCACCCATTTTCAAAGCCATATTCTGTACTTTCACGATCTTCTCCGCATGATACTCGCCAAGGGAGCCTCCCAGTACGGTAAAATCCTGAGCATATGCAAATACCAGTCTTCCGTTCACCATGCCATAGCCGGTTACGACTCCGTCTCCCGGAGCTTTTTTATCCTCCATATCAAAGTTATGGCATCTATGGGAAACGAACACGTCCATTTCTACAAAAGTGTCTTCATCGAATAAAACCGCCAGTCTTTCACGAGCTGTCAGTTTTCCGCCGGCATGCTGGGCATCTATTTTCTTCTGCCCGCCGCCCATGGCGATTTCTGCCTTGAGCTTTAGAAGCTCATCAAGCTTGTTCATATATACTTCCTCCTAACAAATTTCTGTATGCGCCCTGCAAATCCGCATCACAAATGGGGGCAGGACTTCAAAAGTAGGTTTTTTTATAATAGTAACGCAGTATACATCAGAATAAATATATCTTATATTCCGGATTTTTGCAATAGACTTTAGTTTTTATACAGCCGATCTGCAAATTCTATTAATTGGGCTGCTGTCTCTTTTGATACCTTGCAGTTTTGGGGAAGGATTATAAGCAGATCCCGATCCTCTATAAAGTTTCTGCCCGATACGGTAGAAATAATTTCGCCGCCCCCCATGGTCTTTCCTCTGTACAAAGAAAGCGGAACGGATACTTTCACATTATGAATATCCTTTCTCACATAGTTGCCGTATACCTGACCGATGGTTCTCACATGGTTCATATCCATATAAACATATCTGGCTGAATCCATGGTGATACCCTCCGCACCAAGCTGTTCTAAGGTCTCGGCCAGAGGCACGATCACGTTACCGCTGATGGATTTCTGCGGGGACATCAATTCATCCCCCACCGAATAGCTTCCGGCGGATTCATTGTTATAATAATAGTAGCTGCCAGCCTTCGCTATAAAGGATTTGGACAAAATTTCAATCATGCTTCCCAACGTTTCTTTTGGGTCTGCTTGAGACAGGACTGCCGTAAAGTCCGGAAGCTCTTTTAAGGCTTTGAGCCTGTACGCATATTTTTTGTCTAGAATTCGAATTTCTCCCTGATCCTTTGTCAGGATATAGTTCATGATATACAGAGGTTTTCGGGTGTTTTCTTCGGATTTTCCGGACATATCCCAAAGCTCCACAGAGAGGTCGTGAACCGTGGAAGGAGAATCCGAAAGCTCTGCCATTCGTTCTTCGAGATTTTTCCCATCCAGCTTGTATTTTAGGGCTTTTCCCTCCAGATTTCCATGAATCTGAACTGCTCTGACCGCATCCTGATGAAGCACGGTATCCGTAAGCTTTACCCTTTTACCGGACTCATCCGCCTGCATCAAATAGTATTCCGCTCCGGCACCCTGTACCTCTTCCGGTGTTAATTGGCTGGAATAAATGCCATAAGCCCCCAATGCGAACTGCTCCTGCGCCTCTTCCACCGTATCTACCGGATGGGTATAGACCACCACGCCATCCCTTGACAGCTTCTGAGGCAGCCCTTTAATCCAGTAATCCTTGCCCACCGTGACCGCATAAATACGATTCTTTTTAACAAAGCTCAACAGCTTATTGTAATCAATGGTATCCTGCATATACAGGGTAAAGATAATATCCTGATATCCGAGAGCTTCCACCGGTTCAAACTCCTTGTAGTCGTAAATCTGAGGAATCATGCGGTTTATGTAGGCCGGATATTGCTCGGCAATCATGGTGAGAAGCTTTATGTTATCCTCTTTGGTATCTGTTACAATTCGTATCTGCGGATTCTGATCCAGAATTTTCGTAAGCTTGTCAAACGTCAGCGGCTCAAATCTGCCGCAGATCAGCTGGTTGTTAAATTGTTTCAGCGTCAGCGGTGCATCAAAGGTTCTTCCCAGATAATTCGTTACCGTTCTGTCCCAGTCGTGAAGCATAATAATTTTATCATCAGAAGAAAATTCCATATCCAGCTCGATTATTTTAAAACCGTTTTGTATGGCCTGATTCACTGCTTCCACCGAGCTGGAAGTATCAAAGCCTTCTACTGCTCCGGCTCCGTGTGCGATCATCCTTTCGTAGACCCTTGGCTGTTCTGTTTTCGTTTTCTGTCCGGTGCCTTCTTCCGACTGTCCGAACGATAAAGTAGTAGCCATTGCCATGGCAACAGCTACTACAATACTCTTTGTTATATATTTTTGTAGTCGATCTAAAAATTTTCTGTTCATTTTATTCCCTGTTAATGAACAACCCGTTCCAGTCTTTTTAAAGCCAATGCAATAGTAAGACCTGGTATGACCCGGTTGCCCGTTATTTCTACGTCAAGAACTTCATTTATTTTTTTCAGTCTGTATTGGACGGTATTGGTATGTATACCCATAAACTCCGAAGTTTTAGCACTGTTCATACCTGCGTCCAGCACAAAGGTCTCCAGCGTTTCAAGCAGCTGTCTTCCTTTGTTTTCTTTTGCTTCCTTAAACGGTTCCAAAAGCTCAATATAGTTCTTTTTAACATATCCGCCTTGAAGCTGTATATTAATGCAGTTGCTCACAAGCGCCAGCTCATACTTCGTAAAGACTCTCTTGTACGGAAATACATTCTGAACGAATCCCCAGGATTCGCTGATCAACCGGTATGCGTCGGCTGCTCCTTCTATGCCGTCAATCCCTGTTACATGGAAAATTCGTACGGTCTTATCTTCCTTTAGTTTGTTAAACAGGCCGATGCAGCAGGCTCTTTTGGCCGATTTCATATCCTCGCCCTGGCCTTTTTTGTTCAGGATCATTCCATACGTTTCTTCTCCTTCGGTAATCTTCATGATGCCCAGATCTTTCTCTTTTTCAAAATTCATGAGAATTTTGTACCCTTCTTCATTTTCGATTCCTCTGGCAAAGAAAACACTTAAAATACTTTCACTTTCTATTCCGGCTTCTTCTTTCAGCGTATAAGCCAGACTCTTGTTGCCCCGGCGCAAGGCCTTTATGAACTCTGCCCTTGCATCTCTTTCCGGTGTATATTTCCACATGCCCATGGCCAGTTCTATGATCTCAGCCAGCTTGGTGATTTCTCCTGCGGAATAAGAATCCTCGTTATCTACAATAAACATAAAGTATTTTTCACCGCTGATGTTCACCGGACCCCAATAGGTCAGAACCCCGTTCACATCAATCATGGTGTAGACGGCGGAACGCTCCACGTCCCGTTCTCTGCCCAGATTAATGGCATCCTGTATCGTCACTTTGTGTCTGGTTTCTATGGAAAGAATTGGATTAAAATCCTCACTTAACAGAATCAGCTGAAAGTCATTATTGATCGCTGCTTCTCTTACCGCCGACTGAAAATTGCTGTGTTTTTCAAAATTCAGCAGATGAAAAATCGTGTTACTGATCAGCCGGTTCCCAAAATTATCCCCATACAGGATGTCTTCCAGCACCTGTTTGATCACATCCGCATATTTTAAATCTTTGTCATTGGGCATGATTATGATGGGAAGTCCCACTCGATCCGCAGTAGCCAGCACTTCTTTTTTTAAATCCAGTTCGGGGGCTTCCACATAGAACAGTACTAATGCGGCTGTTCCGGCTTTTGCCAGCGTTCGGACGATTTCGATCTGCTTTCCTTCATCTGCTCTGGAATGAAAGAATCCGGACAGAACCATTTCACTGTCGTGGGCAAAATAGCTGCGTACTTCATCTACCTCTGTTGTTTCCAGAACCGAAACGGTTCTGACCCTGGTCTCAAGCTTTTTTCTCCCCGCTACCAGTCTTGCATTTTTAAAAACTTCTAAGTCAAGACAATCTTTTACTGTAACCTTCATATTCTTTACCTATACCTATTTCTTTTCTTCGTCTTCGGATTCGTCCTCTTTTTCCGAATCTTTTTTGCTTTCGGTCTCCGAGTCTGATTCCTCTGATACATCATCATTCATATAGTCTGTATCAAATGCTTCCAACAAAGCTTTCTCCCGTTCTTCCGCTTCTTTTAACAGTCTTTCCGTTTCAGCGGCTTCTTCGGCATTTGCCTGTTTCTTGACCTCTTCTTTTTCTCGGATGTGCTGAAGCAGTTCTTCCGACGTGTATTTCCCGGTGAAAAGTGCTTCGAACTGTTCACCGTCAAGAGTTTCGATTTCAAGTAAAGTCTTTGCAACCACATGAAGTTTATCCATATTTTCTGTTAAGAGTCTTTCAGCTTCTTCAAAAGCATCCTCTATAATCACTCTGATCTCATCGTCAATTTCTTTTGCGATTTCTTCAGAGTAATTTTTTCTGGTCTGATAATCATTTCCTAAAAATACTTCATCTGTAGAGCCGTAATTAATCGGTCCTAATTTTTCACTGAATCCGTATTTTGTTACCATATCTCTGGCAATATCCGTTGCTCTCATAATATCGTTGCTGGCACCGGTACTAATGTCATCCAGCGTCAGCTTTTCAGCAACACGCCCCCCAAGCAGATGAATGATCTGCTCTCTCATGGTGATCTTCGTTCCGTAAGAGCGGTCTTCTTTCGGCAGGATCATCGTAAATCCGCCTGCTCTTCCTCTCGGAATAATGGTGATCTGGTGAACCGGATCGGTATTCGGCAAGGCTCTTGCTACGATTGCATGGCCGGCTTCGTGATAAGCGGTCAGCTTTCTTTCTGCTTCATTGATGACCCGGCTTTTCTTTTCAGGTCCGGCTATGACTTTCGTAATAGCTTCTTCGATTTCATCCATTCGGATTTTTCTGCCGTTTCTTCTGGCCGCCAGCAAAGCGGCTTCGTTCAGAAGATTTTCAATGTCAGCCGGTGTAAATCCCGGAGTTCTTCTGGCCAGCACTTTCGCATTGACCGATTCGTCCAGCGGCTTGTTTCTGGAATGGACCTCAAAGATAGCTTCTCTTCCCTTTATATCAGGAACTCCGATCACGACCTGCCTGTCAAATCTTCCCGGTCTTAGCAGCGCCGGGTCGAGGATGTCCGGTCTGTTCGTAGCCGCCAGAATAATAATACCGGTGTTCTCTCCGAATCCATCCATTTCTACCAATAACTGATTTAAAGTCTGTTCTCTTTCGTCGTGTCCGCCGCCGATTCCGGCTCCTCTTTTTCTGCCCACAGCGTCGATCTCATCGATGAAGATAATACACGGTGCGCTCTTTTTAGCCTGCTCAAACAGATCTCGAACTCTGGAAGCTCCCACGCCGACAAACATTTCCACGAAATCCGATCCGCTGATGCTGTAGAACGGCACACCGGCCTCTCCCGCAGTGGCTTTTGACAGATACGTTTTTCCGGTTCCCGGAGGTCCTACGAGCAAAATCCCCTTTGGAATCCTGGCTCCTAAATCCCGATACTTCTTCGGATTTCTAAGAAAGTCGACCACTTCTGCCAATTCTTCCTTTTCCTCATCCAATCCCGCAACCTCTTTATAGGTGACCTTTTTCAGTTCGTCATCCTTATGCATTCTGGCTCTGCTCTTTCCGAAGGACATGACTTTTCCGCCGCCTCCGCCCTGATTCATCATAATGAACCAGAAAAAGACCAGTGCAAGAATCATAATCAATGTAGGAAGCATGGATATATACCATGGGGTTTCCTTTGGCTTATCACTGCTGTAGATGATCCCTTTTTCCATTTGCGGATAAATATACTGGTCGCTGACAATACTGACGTCTGCAATAGACGGTGCATACGTTATGATTTTGTCACCATCTTTCAAGGTAGCTTTCACAGTGTAATTGGTAAGGTTTACCTCCTTTACATTCTCCTTTTGAAGCTCCGTAACAAAGCTTGAGAATGCCACTGTTTTTATTTCTTTCTCCTGAGGAACTCCCTGGTAGGCCCATGCCATAACCAGCACAATAGCGAAAATAGCTACATAAATCCCCATATTTTTTGCTAATTTTTTCAACGGTCTAAATTCCCCCTATATATCTTTTGTGTATTTTCTATTAATACTACCCATGATTTGTGTAGTGCAAACAATTTTAATGCATTTTCACAACATAGTTTAATCATTTTATCATAATTTCTCTAAATATTCAAGCAGAACTATATCCTTTGTATCCTTGTCCAATTTGTAATTTTCACTGATTCTCCCTCTTTTCATCCCGGTGTTGTATCCGCTTACATCATCTCCGATAATCCAGATGACCTCATCGCCGACACAGACCATAGGAACTTGATCGCGGCATTCCTTATACACCTTCTCGTCTACAAATATATCCTGAAGTTTTTTCCGCCCGTTCATGCCCAAAGGAACCATCCAATCTCCCTGCTTTCTGGTTCTTATTTGAAGCATCACCTGCAGCTCGTAAAGGAGCTGGTGTTCAAAGTCGCTATGTTCTTCCTTTTCCTTCTGCCCGCTGCTTCCTTCCTGAATGAAATCAAAATAAGGGGTATCCCGATTCCATATTTTTTCCAGTACCTTGCCCAAATCCAGTGCCGCAAATCTTCTTGTCCCATTCTTGGAAATATCTTTTAGATTTCCTTCATTCTTTACTATTCTTATCATCAGTCTGGATTTTAATTCAGTATTTGATACATAACCAAGCGTCACAGGGTCATTTTTGAAGAACCGCACTTCACCATACGACACGGCTACCCCATATCCTTTCGGAAAATCGGCTCGGACAGAATCATTCTCTCCGTCAATCAGATGATCGGCCGACTCCAAATGAGACGCCGTAATTCCCTGATTCAAACCGATGGTTTCCAAGGCTTTTTTCACCACCCTGTGCCGAATAGCGGGATGCATATCTTTAAGCTGCGCCAGGCTGAAAGAAATCCCCTGGATTTCCTCCTGCTCCCCGTGGGTCTTATCGGGAATTACCAGCGCTGCCTGCTCCATGGCATCCTTCACCTGCATATCGAAATATTCTTTGTCATTTTTAGCAATTTTACTCAGCCGGTTCAATCCTTCTATTACATTGGTATTAAGCTCTTTTTCTATCTGAGGGATCAAATGCAGCCGGATCTTATTTCTCGTATAAAGCGGCTCATTATTGGTGTGATCCATTCTCGGATTCAGCTGATTTTCCCGGCAGTACGCTTCTATGTCTTTTCTTGGTACATCCAGCAGCGGACGGATAATGGTGGTTCCAAATTCGCCCGCCCTGCTGTATTCCATTCCTGCCAGCCCATCGGTCCCCGTTCCCCTTATAATCCGCATAAGCAGTGTTTCTGCCTGATCGTTCAGGTTGTGAGCTACGGCAATTTTAATCTGTGACGGTTCATATCGTTTATTGTCGATAAGTTGTTTTGCTTCCTCATAAAAAGACTGATACCGTACCAGTCTTCCGGCTTCCTCACTGCTGATGCCCTTTTCCTCTGCTATGGCCTTGCAGTCGTATACGAAGCTGGCGCATGGAATTCCTCTGTGCCTGCACAACTCTTCAACATATGCCTGGTCCTCCTCAGCTGCACCAGGCCTAAATTTGTGATTCACATGGACTGCTGAAAGGGTATATTGCAATTCATCAGACAAATTCATTAACGCATTAAAAAGGCACACCGAATCAGGACCTCCGGAAAGGCCTATAATGATGTGCTCCTTTTTTTCTATTAAATTTTTATCTAAAATCGTTTTTCTTATTTTATTCTCTACCATAGATTCTAGTATATCACACTGTTCTATTGATTCGCAATCTGCTCTGCTAAATCGTTTAAATACACCCATCGATTCATCTTTTCTGTTAATTGCTCTTCGAGGGTTGATTTTTCAGCTGTCAGTTCCTGAAGCTTCACATAATTGCTCGTCTCTTTTGAAATTTTTTCTTCAGTTTCTTTGATTTTTTGTTCCAGTTCTTCAATAACGCTGTCAATCTGATCAAATTCTCGTTGTTCCTTATAGGTAAATTTTAATTTTGAAGGGCGCGTTCGATTTTCTTCTCCCGTTTGCTTATCTGTCTGACCGGTATCCTGTTTTTTATCCGTACCCCTGGAACCGGATAAAACTTTTTCCTGCTCTTTGCTCTGTGCTTCCTCCAGCTTTTTAATCTCCATATAATCCGTATATCCGCCGGGATAATGTCCAATGGTGCCTCCACCTTCATAGACAAAGGTTCTGACCGCCATGCGATCCACAAAATACCGGTCATGAGATACCAGAATCACCGCTCCTGCAAAGCTGTCCAGATAATCCTCCAAAATAGTCAGTGTATCAATATCCAGATCGTTTGTCGGTTCATCCAGAAGCAGGACATTAGGAGCCATCATCAAGATTCCTAAAAGGTACAGCCTTCGCCTTTCCCCTCCGGAAAGCTTATTGATCCGCACCGAGTGAAGGTTCCTCGGAAACAGAAATCGTTCAAGCATCTGAGCGGCCGTCACCGTTCCCTCCGATGTCTGTACGTTATAGGCAATGCTTTGAACATAATCCAGCATTCTCATAGAGGGATCCATCTCTTCGCTCTCTTGAGAAAAATAACCAAACCTGACGGTCTCGCCGATTTCTATGGTACCGCTGTCCGGGCTATCCTGTCCCATGATCATTCGAAGAAGTGTAGATTTTCCCGAACCATTTTCCCCGATAATGGCAATTCTGTCATTTCTTAGTACGGTATACGTAAAATCCTTTATCAGCACCTTGCTGCCATACGATTTTGTGATGTTGTGGATTTCTATGACCTTTCTGCCAAGCCGGCTGGACAGCGAGCTTAGCTGTACTTTCGATTCATCCAGAACCAATTTGTTTTTCGCCAGTTCTTCAAACCGTTCGATACGACCCTTCGCCTTTGTGGTTCTGGCCTGAGCGCCTCTTCGTATCCATTCCAGTTCCCGCTTATACAGGGTTTTCCGCTTTCGTTCTGTCGCCAGTGCCATTTCCTCTCTGGCCGCTTTGTTTTCAAGATATACAGAATAATTTCCCTCATGCCTGTAAAGCTTACCATCGTTTAATTCCAATATACGGTTGGACACTCTGTCCAAAAAATACCGGTCATGGGTAACCATAAAAATAGCTCCCTTGAAATTCTTTAAATATCTTTCCAGCCACTCAATGGTTTCGCTGTCTAAATGGTTCGTCGGTTCATCCAGAATCAGCAGCTCCATATCCGCCGCCAGCACAGCCGCCATGGCGACTCTCTTTTTTTCACCGCCGGAAAGATGCTTCACCGGGAAATTCAAATCTGTAATGCCCAGCTCCATCAGTATGGCCCGGCACTCATATTCAGAAACCTCCCGCTTATTTTCTCTCAGCGTTTCCATCACCTGTTCTAAGACCGTGTTTTCCCCATTAAAGCTCGGCATCTGCGGCAAGTACCCGATTCGTACCCCTTTCGTCAGAGTAATGGTGCCTTCATCCGCCTCTTCCATTCCCGCAGCAATCCGGAGTAAGGTGGACTTTCCCGTTCCGTTTACTCCAATAAATCCGATTTTGTCTCCTTCGTGTATGCTGAAAGATAAATCTGTTAAAAGCGGATTTTCTGTATATGATTTTGAAATATTCGCAGCATTCAATAGTATCATCTTTTTTCCTCGTTCTATATCATTCTTGCCATGTTTTTAATTTGTATTTTTTACAGTCAGGGCAGCAGAAGCTGCCATTCCTGACCGCTTTTCTTAGTGTACCGTAATACGTTACAATTTGCAAGAGCGTCCCAGCCTATGAAAAAAATTGCCCCGTCCTTTCTCTGACCGTACCAGTGTATTATTCCCTTTCATAAATATATATGGCAGCAATCACGATTGCCGCTCCCATAAGCTGTATCGGGGTCAGGGAAGTGCCCAAAATGATATAAGA
This region of Aminipila luticellarii genomic DNA includes:
- a CDS encoding biotin/lipoyl-containing protein, whose amino-acid sequence is MRKYNIKVNGNTYEVEVEEVGGAQAPAAPAASRPIAKPAAKEAKTAPAVPKAAAVQAVRPAAAAADAKTIASPMPGTVLEVKVAPGQAVKAGEVLVILEAMKMENEIAAPADGIIDTVQIAKGASVNAKDILITMK
- a CDS encoding type III pantothenate kinase; protein product: MLLAFDVGNTNIVLGVFKDGELIQNWRLETDNNKSADEYGMVINQLFTYEGLETREVKDVIISTVVPSILYTLQHLSMKYFHKRAIVIGPGIKTGLIVKYDNPKQVGADRIVNAVAAYAKYGGPLIVIDFGTATTFCAITENAEYLGGTIAPGVKIASDALFEKTAKLPKVELEEPGHAICKNTIESMQSGLVYGHMGMVEYITKKMKKELADLTKSGKEVTVVATGGLASLIEQGIDCIDHVDKMLTLEGLQLIYQKNKGHKK
- a CDS encoding glycerophosphodiester phosphodiesterase family protein, with the protein product MNRKFLDRLQKYITKSIVVAVAMAMATTLSFGQSEEGTGQKTKTEQPRVYERMIAHGAGAVEGFDTSSSVEAVNQAIQNGFKIIELDMEFSSDDKIIMLHDWDRTVTNYLGRTFDAPLTLKQFNNQLICGRFEPLTFDKLTKILDQNPQIRIVTDTKEDNIKLLTMIAEQYPAYINRMIPQIYDYKEFEPVEALGYQDIIFTLYMQDTIDYNKLLSFVKKNRIYAVTVGKDYWIKGLPQKLSRDGVVVYTHPVDTVEEAQEQFALGAYGIYSSQLTPEEVQGAGAEYYLMQADESGKRVKLTDTVLHQDAVRAVQIHGNLEGKALKYKLDGKNLEERMAELSDSPSTVHDLSVELWDMSGKSEENTRKPLYIMNYILTKDQGEIRILDKKYAYRLKALKELPDFTAVLSQADPKETLGSMIEILSKSFIAKAGSYYYYNNESAGSYSVGDELMSPQKSISGNVIVPLAETLEQLGAEGITMDSARYVYMDMNHVRTIGQVYGNYVRKDIHNVKVSVPLSLYRGKTMGGGEIISTVSGRNFIEDRDLLIILPQNCKVSKETAAQLIEFADRLYKN
- a CDS encoding acyl-CoA carboxylase subunit beta; translation: MNKLDELLKLKAEIAMGGGQKKIDAQHAGGKLTARERLAVLFDEDTFVEMDVFVSHRCHNFDMEDKKAPGDGVVTGYGMVNGRLVFAYAQDFTVLGGSLGEYHAEKIVKVQNMALKMGAPIVGLNDSGGARIQEGVNALSGFGKIFYNNTISSGVIPQISVIMGPCAGGAVYSPAITDFIFMVDQTSQMFITGPQVIKTVTGEDITAETLGGAMTHNTTSGVAHFIGKDDTETLIQVRELLSYMPSNNLETAPVYATNDSPNRLIPEFNEIIPENPNKAYDMYDIITNLADEGQFYDVMPLYAQNIITCFIRLDGTTVGVIANQPHVGAGCLDINASDKAARFIRRCDAFNIPVLTIEDVPGFLPGMDQEFGGIIRHGAKMLYAYCEATVPKITMILRKAYGGAYIGMCNKELGADLVLAWPSAQIAVMGAAGAANIVFKKEIKNAEDPKAKREEKIAEYEEIFNNPYRAAEMGYVDDIIEPSTARQRIISGFDMLKSKRQSLPAKKHGNIPL
- a CDS encoding ferritin-like domain-containing protein; protein product: MDSELLENLRTYIRTELVDADLYRQLAPMAPNEMEMNLIMEMAADEQSHADDFKLIYKDLTGEIYRPSIPAIHLNAPYSDILRDRVIDETGDFRKYMHEHQEYFQNEALREAFFNAAVDENVHAVRLLNFTNNPEQ
- the ftsH gene encoding ATP-dependent zinc metalloprotease FtsH, which encodes MKKLAKNMGIYVAIFAIVLVMAWAYQGVPQEKEIKTVAFSSFVTELQKENVKEVNLTNYTVKATLKDGDKIITYAPSIADVSIVSDQYIYPQMEKGIIYSSDKPKETPWYISMLPTLIMILALVFFWFIMMNQGGGGGKVMSFGKSRARMHKDDELKKVTYKEVAGLDEEKEELAEVVDFLRNPKKYRDLGARIPKGILLVGPPGTGKTYLSKATAGEAGVPFYSISGSDFVEMFVGVGASRVRDLFEQAKKSAPCIIFIDEIDAVGRKRGAGIGGGHDEREQTLNQLLVEMDGFGENTGIIILAATNRPDILDPALLRPGRFDRQVVIGVPDIKGREAIFEVHSRNKPLDESVNAKVLARRTPGFTPADIENLLNEAALLAARRNGRKIRMDEIEEAITKVIAGPEKKSRVINEAERKLTAYHEAGHAIVARALPNTDPVHQITIIPRGRAGGFTMILPKEDRSYGTKITMREQIIHLLGGRVAEKLTLDDISTGASNDIMRATDIARDMVTKYGFSEKLGPINYGSTDEVFLGNDYQTRKNYSEEIAKEIDDEIRVIIEDAFEEAERLLTENMDKLHVVAKTLLEIETLDGEQFEALFTGKYTSEELLQHIREKEEVKKQANAEEAAETERLLKEAEEREKALLEAFDTDYMNDDVSEESDSETESKKDSEKEDESEDEEKK
- a CDS encoding PucR family transcriptional regulator; translation: MKVTVKDCLDLEVFKNARLVAGRKKLETRVRTVSVLETTEVDEVRSYFAHDSEMVLSGFFHSRADEGKQIEIVRTLAKAGTAALVLFYVEAPELDLKKEVLATADRVGLPIIIMPNDKDLKYADVIKQVLEDILYGDNFGNRLISNTIFHLLNFEKHSNFQSAVREAAINNDFQLILLSEDFNPILSIETRHKVTIQDAINLGRERDVERSAVYTMIDVNGVLTYWGPVNISGEKYFMFIVDNEDSYSAGEITKLAEIIELAMGMWKYTPERDARAEFIKALRRGNKSLAYTLKEEAGIESESILSVFFARGIENEEGYKILMNFEKEKDLGIMKITEGEETYGMILNKKGQGEDMKSAKRACCIGLFNKLKEDKTVRIFHVTGIDGIEGAADAYRLISESWGFVQNVFPYKRVFTKYELALVSNCINIQLQGGYVKKNYIELLEPFKEAKENKGRQLLETLETFVLDAGMNSAKTSEFMGIHTNTVQYRLKKINEVLDVEITGNRVIPGLTIALALKRLERVVH